A DNA window from Streptomyces asoensis contains the following coding sequences:
- a CDS encoding glycoside hydrolase family 43 protein, whose product MTTRPSTPSRRALLRAMAALPAAALVLGEAPGLLGTALAAAPAAGSATRYTIVPFLDSNDGTVNVYQSDDATDFRLVQSSAYTPPSNRIRDASVFKHTNGYYYLTYTTHTWQDPSTTIGFARSSDRVNWTFLYDYTVPITGLSRAWAPEWFVDSDGSVNVIVSCSLTSDEWIFTPYLLKATNTALTAWTSPVALSGIGPNHIDTYIVKTGSTYHAFTKNETAKYIEYGTASNLAGPYTITRTGDWAGWGSYREGPSVIQLDNGGWRIFFDGYGDGTYYYSDSYDSFATWSAPRSLPGISGTARHFTVIKETVTGGPSLTKNATRSFRSANYTTRYWQEQSALLNLPVVTSSSTTAEKQASTFTVVAGLADANAYSFRDASGNYLRHYSFRGRFDPNDGTSTFARDATFVARTGSASGSVRFESYNYPGYYLRHYNYQLRVEQPDGTDLFRQDSSFVAATAWA is encoded by the coding sequence ATGACGACACGTCCCTCCACCCCGTCCCGCCGTGCCCTGCTGCGCGCGATGGCCGCGCTGCCCGCCGCGGCCCTTGTGCTCGGCGAGGCGCCCGGTCTGCTCGGCACGGCCCTCGCGGCCGCACCGGCCGCCGGCTCGGCGACCCGCTACACCATCGTGCCGTTCCTCGACAGCAACGACGGGACGGTGAACGTCTACCAGTCCGACGACGCGACCGACTTCCGGCTGGTGCAGTCCTCCGCCTACACCCCGCCGAGCAACCGCATCCGCGACGCGAGCGTCTTCAAGCACACCAACGGCTACTACTACCTCACCTACACCACCCACACCTGGCAGGACCCCAGCACCACCATCGGCTTCGCCCGCAGCTCCGACCGGGTCAACTGGACCTTCCTGTACGACTACACGGTCCCGATCACCGGCCTGTCCCGCGCCTGGGCCCCCGAGTGGTTCGTCGACAGCGACGGCAGCGTCAACGTCATCGTGTCCTGCTCGCTCACCAGCGACGAGTGGATCTTCACGCCGTATCTGCTGAAAGCCACCAACACGGCCCTCACGGCCTGGACCTCGCCGGTCGCGCTGTCCGGCATCGGACCGAACCACATCGACACCTACATCGTGAAGACCGGCTCGACGTACCACGCGTTCACCAAGAACGAGACGGCGAAGTACATCGAGTACGGCACGGCCTCGAACCTCGCGGGCCCCTACACGATCACCCGGACCGGCGACTGGGCGGGCTGGGGCAGCTACCGGGAGGGTCCGTCCGTCATCCAGCTCGACAACGGCGGCTGGCGCATCTTCTTCGACGGCTACGGTGACGGCACCTACTACTACAGCGACAGCTACGACTCCTTCGCCACCTGGAGCGCGCCCAGGTCGCTGCCCGGCATCTCGGGCACGGCACGGCACTTCACGGTCATCAAGGAGACGGTCACCGGCGGCCCGAGCCTGACGAAGAACGCCACCCGCTCCTTCCGGTCCGCCAACTACACCACCCGCTACTGGCAGGAGCAGTCCGCGCTGCTCAACCTGCCCGTGGTCACGAGCTCCAGCACGACGGCCGAGAAGCAGGCGTCCACCTTCACCGTCGTGGCGGGGCTGGCCGACGCGAACGCGTACTCCTTCCGCGACGCCTCCGGCAACTACCTGCGCCACTACTCCTTCCGGGGCCGCTTCGACCCGAACGACGGCACGTCGACGTTCGCGAGGGACGCCACCTTCGTCGCCCGCACCGGCTCGGCGAGCGGGTCGGTCCGCTTCGAGTCCTACAACTACCCCGGCTACTACCTGCGCCATTACAACTACCAGCTGCGGGTGGAACAGCCGGACGGCACCGACCTGTTCCGCCAGGACAGCTCGTTCGTCGCGGCCACCGCCTGGGCGTGA
- a CDS encoding amidase: protein MTPDRAAGLTATARALAGGEISSRALVERTLARIEASQGTINAFRIVRAEAALAEADAADRELAAGGRAPLLGVPVAVKDDMDVAGEPTAFGCQGEHPVAAEDGEAVRRLRAAGAVIVGKTNTCELGQWPFTEGPAFGATRNPWSTGHTPGGSSGGSAAAVAAGLVPAALGSDGAGSVRIPASWTHLVGIKPQRGRVSTWPRGESFHGITVNGTLARTVADAALLLDAASGNHAHDPHRPPAVDASAAVGRDPGRLRIALSLRPPFTAVPAVLRPEVRDRVLELAEVLAASGHTVEEADPPYGQIGLAFVPRATAGIAERVAEAPFPALLDRRTRGAARMGRLLGGFPLRAARRAEAVLHRRIGGFFQKYDVVLTPTTAAPPPRIGALLDLGGFATDRAMIAACPYAWTWNVLGWPGVNVPAGFTPGGLPVGAQLLGPANSEPLLISLAARLEAQLRWHEKWPPEPVTVESRAVRGRSAPTL, encoded by the coding sequence ATGACACCCGACCGTGCCGCAGGCCTGACGGCCACCGCCCGCGCACTCGCCGGCGGCGAGATCTCCTCCCGCGCGCTCGTCGAGCGGACCCTCGCGCGGATCGAGGCGAGCCAGGGCACCATCAACGCCTTCCGGATCGTCCGGGCCGAGGCCGCGCTCGCCGAAGCCGACGCCGCCGACCGCGAGTTGGCGGCCGGCGGGCGGGCCCCGCTGCTCGGTGTCCCGGTCGCCGTGAAGGACGACATGGACGTCGCGGGCGAGCCGACGGCCTTCGGCTGCCAGGGGGAGCACCCGGTGGCCGCCGAGGACGGCGAGGCGGTACGGCGGCTGCGCGCGGCCGGGGCCGTGATCGTCGGCAAGACCAACACCTGCGAACTGGGGCAGTGGCCCTTCACCGAGGGCCCGGCCTTCGGCGCGACGCGCAACCCGTGGAGCACCGGGCACACCCCGGGCGGCTCCTCCGGCGGCTCGGCGGCCGCGGTCGCCGCCGGGCTGGTGCCGGCCGCGCTCGGCTCCGACGGCGCCGGCTCCGTGCGCATCCCCGCCTCCTGGACCCACCTGGTCGGCATCAAGCCGCAGCGCGGCCGCGTGTCGACCTGGCCGCGCGGTGAGTCGTTCCACGGCATCACCGTCAACGGCACCCTGGCCCGCACGGTCGCGGACGCGGCGCTGCTGCTCGACGCGGCGAGCGGCAACCACGCGCACGACCCGCACCGGCCGCCCGCCGTGGACGCCTCGGCGGCGGTGGGCCGCGACCCCGGCCGGCTGCGGATCGCGCTGTCGCTGCGGCCGCCCTTCACCGCCGTACCCGCCGTGCTGCGCCCCGAGGTCCGCGACCGGGTGCTCGAACTCGCCGAGGTACTGGCCGCGTCGGGACACACCGTCGAGGAGGCCGACCCGCCGTACGGGCAGATCGGTCTGGCCTTCGTGCCCCGGGCGACCGCGGGCATCGCCGAGCGGGTCGCCGAGGCGCCCTTCCCCGCGCTCCTCGACCGCCGCACCCGCGGCGCCGCCCGGATGGGCCGGCTGCTCGGCGGGTTCCCGCTGCGGGCCGCCCGGCGCGCGGAGGCCGTCCTGCACCGCAGGATCGGCGGGTTCTTCCAGAAGTACGACGTGGTCCTCACGCCGACGACGGCCGCTCCCCCGCCCCGCATCGGCGCCCTGCTGGACCTGGGCGGCTTCGCCACCGACCGGGCCATGATCGCCGCCTGTCCCTACGCCTGGACGTGGAACGTGCTGGGCTGGCCGGGCGTCAACGTCCCCGCGGGCTTCACGCCGGGCGGACTGCCGGTCGGCGCGCAACTGCTCGGCCCGGCGAACAGCGAGCCGCTTCTGATCTCGCTCGCCGCCCGGCTGGAGGCGCAACTGCGCTGGCACGAGAAGTGGCCGCCGGAGCCGGTCACCGTGGAAAGCCGTGCGGTGCGGGGGCGTTCGGCCCCTACCCTGTGA
- a CDS encoding flotillin family protein, with the protein MEVGLIVGAAAGAVLALIGAFKLMWRVAEPNEALIISGSKHKLEGLEEGMGFRIVTGRGTLVTPGMQAVRKLSLDLNQTELHVDCVTHQGIPLKVRGVVIFKVGDDFVSIANAARRFLDQQKLMAERVHTVFAGHLRAIVGGLTVEDMIRDREKLTGQARAACGTEMEKLGLIVDSLQIHEIEDPTGYIKNLSAPHLAAVRRDARIAQAEADRLATEAEQLAFGRMAEATRDSEILKAGYQAEQDKANAKARQAGPLADAAARQEVVVQETRVAELEARRREQQLQADVRKPADAKAYEKRTLAEAERDARISAAEAKATETRSAGEAEAAATQAKGLARAEANRAQGLAEADAIKARAAALAENQEAVVAQQLAEKWPEIVQAGASAFGNVDNMVLLNGADGMADVFAKALTVGGTGLGLARQLLASMNQDGHSANGAVTNGSSSADKIAAAPSKKVKVDEG; encoded by the coding sequence ATGGAAGTCGGTCTCATCGTCGGCGCGGCGGCGGGTGCCGTCCTGGCCCTGATCGGTGCGTTCAAGTTGATGTGGCGCGTCGCGGAGCCCAACGAGGCGCTCATCATCTCCGGCTCGAAGCACAAACTGGAAGGCCTCGAGGAGGGCATGGGGTTCCGCATCGTCACCGGGCGGGGCACGCTCGTGACACCCGGGATGCAGGCCGTGCGCAAGCTCTCGCTCGACCTCAACCAGACGGAACTGCACGTGGACTGCGTGACGCACCAGGGCATTCCGCTGAAGGTGCGGGGCGTGGTCATCTTCAAGGTGGGCGACGACTTCGTGTCGATCGCCAACGCGGCACGTCGCTTCCTCGACCAGCAGAAGCTCATGGCGGAGCGGGTGCACACGGTGTTCGCCGGTCATCTGCGGGCCATCGTGGGCGGCCTGACGGTCGAGGACATGATCCGGGACCGCGAGAAGCTGACCGGCCAGGCCCGTGCGGCGTGCGGTACGGAGATGGAGAAGCTGGGCCTGATCGTGGACTCGCTCCAGATCCACGAGATCGAGGACCCGACCGGGTACATCAAGAACCTGTCCGCGCCGCATCTCGCGGCCGTGCGGCGGGACGCGCGCATCGCGCAGGCCGAGGCCGACCGGCTCGCCACCGAGGCCGAGCAACTGGCCTTCGGACGGATGGCGGAGGCCACCCGGGACAGCGAGATCCTCAAGGCCGGGTACCAGGCCGAGCAGGACAAGGCCAACGCCAAGGCCCGGCAGGCCGGTCCGCTGGCCGACGCCGCGGCCCGCCAGGAGGTGGTGGTGCAGGAGACGCGGGTCGCCGAACTCGAGGCCCGCAGGCGGGAGCAGCAGCTCCAGGCCGATGTCCGCAAGCCGGCCGACGCCAAGGCTTACGAGAAGCGGACGCTGGCCGAGGCGGAGCGCGACGCCCGGATCTCGGCTGCCGAGGCCAAGGCGACGGAGACCCGCTCCGCCGGTGAGGCGGAGGCCGCCGCCACCCAGGCCAAGGGCCTCGCGAGGGCCGAGGCCAACCGGGCCCAGGGGCTCGCGGAGGCCGACGCCATCAAGGCGCGGGCCGCCGCCCTCGCCGAGAACCAGGAGGCGGTCGTCGCCCAGCAACTCGCCGAGAAGTGGCCGGAGATCGTCCAGGCCGGCGCGTCCGCCTTCGGCAACGTCGACAACATGGTGCTGCTCAACGGCGCCGACGGCATGGCGGACGTGTTCGCCAAGGCGCTCACCGTGGGCGGGACGGGACTCGGTCTGGCCCGTCAGCTGCTCGCCTCGATGAACCAGGACGGCCACTCCGCCAACGGGGCTGTCACGAACGGGAGTTCGTCGGCCGACAAGATCGCGGCCGCGCCTTCGAAGAAGGTGAAGGTCGACGAGGGGTGA
- a CDS encoding type II toxin-antitoxin system PemK/MazF family toxin, whose protein sequence is MTAFTDEDVPGRSGPTATTEADPREVGRVRTEYSPAHDGDPDPGEIVWTWVPFEENDGRGKDRPVLVVAREAGGTFLAVQLSSKRHDGDREWVPIGSGPWDRTGRDSWVDVDRVLRLHEDGMRREACALDRMRFNLVRHRLHERYGWT, encoded by the coding sequence GTGACCGCGTTTACCGATGAAGACGTCCCGGGCCGCTCCGGCCCCACCGCCACCACCGAGGCCGATCCCCGCGAGGTCGGCCGGGTGCGCACCGAGTACTCCCCCGCGCACGACGGCGACCCGGACCCCGGCGAGATCGTCTGGACCTGGGTGCCCTTCGAGGAGAACGACGGCCGGGGCAAGGACCGCCCGGTGCTCGTCGTCGCCCGGGAGGCGGGCGGGACCTTCCTCGCCGTACAGCTCTCCAGCAAGCGCCACGACGGCGACCGCGAGTGGGTGCCGATCGGCAGCGGCCCCTGGGACCGGACCGGGCGGGACTCCTGGGTGGACGTGGACCGCGTCCTGCGGCTGCACGAGGACGGCATGCGGCGCGAGGCGTGCGCACTGGACCGGATGCGGTTCAACCTGGTCCGGCACCGGCTGCACGAGCGCTACGGCTGGACCTGA
- the egtA gene encoding ergothioneine biosynthesis glutamate--cysteine ligase EgtA produces MSDSVSHCTDETDPRSALTEAEVEALVRGICFKTGPPRTVGVEVEWLVHELRAPRLPVPPERLEAAYAALRTLPLSSPLTVEPGGQLELSSPPAASLMECVGTVAADLAAVRTALAEHGLALRGHGTDPWHPPRRFLHEPRYDAMEACLDRTGPAGRAMMCTSASVQVCLDAGHEEPGPLGLGRRWWLAHTLGAVLVAAFANSPLLAGSPTGWRSTRQLLWTEIGAGRAGGPALDGDPRTAWARHVLDAPVMCVRREDGPWEVPDRLTFRQWTRTGAPTREDLDYHITTLFPPVRPRGHLELRMIDAQPGDDGWIVPLAVTTALFDDPEAAEIVYRAVKPLAERARPLPAPHNPLWIDAARYGLTDPELHEAALTCFTTALAALPRLGASTAVTDAVTDHLERYVRRGRTPADDQLDRLRGTDTRAYGKDLRT; encoded by the coding sequence ATGTCCGACTCGGTCAGTCACTGTACCGACGAGACGGATCCCCGCAGCGCCCTCACCGAAGCCGAGGTGGAGGCCCTGGTCAGGGGCATCTGTTTCAAGACCGGCCCGCCCCGCACCGTCGGGGTCGAGGTCGAATGGCTCGTCCACGAGCTGCGCGCGCCGCGGCTCCCCGTCCCACCCGAACGACTCGAAGCGGCCTACGCCGCACTGCGGACCCTGCCCCTGAGCTCTCCGCTCACCGTCGAACCAGGCGGCCAGCTGGAACTGAGTTCACCGCCCGCCGCCTCCCTGATGGAGTGCGTGGGCACCGTGGCCGCCGATCTGGCCGCCGTCCGCACGGCCCTCGCGGAGCACGGACTCGCGCTCCGCGGCCATGGCACAGACCCCTGGCACCCACCCCGCCGGTTCCTGCACGAGCCGCGCTACGACGCCATGGAGGCCTGCCTCGACCGCACGGGCCCGGCCGGCCGCGCCATGATGTGCACCTCGGCCTCCGTGCAGGTCTGCCTGGACGCCGGGCACGAGGAGCCCGGCCCGCTGGGGCTCGGGCGGCGCTGGTGGCTCGCGCACACGCTGGGCGCCGTCCTGGTGGCGGCCTTCGCCAACTCCCCGCTGCTCGCCGGTTCCCCCACCGGCTGGCGCTCCACGCGGCAGCTGCTGTGGACGGAGATCGGCGCCGGCCGCGCGGGCGGGCCCGCCCTGGACGGCGACCCGCGCACCGCCTGGGCCCGGCACGTGCTGGACGCGCCCGTGATGTGCGTCCGGCGCGAGGACGGGCCGTGGGAGGTGCCCGACAGGCTCACGTTCCGGCAGTGGACCCGGACGGGGGCCCCGACCCGGGAGGATCTCGACTACCACATCACCACACTGTTCCCGCCCGTCAGACCGCGCGGCCACCTGGAACTGCGCATGATCGACGCACAGCCCGGCGACGACGGCTGGATCGTCCCGCTCGCCGTCACGACGGCGCTCTTCGACGACCCGGAGGCGGCCGAGATCGTCTACCGCGCCGTGAAGCCGCTCGCCGAGCGGGCCCGGCCCCTGCCGGCCCCGCACAACCCGCTGTGGATCGACGCGGCCCGGTACGGGCTGACCGACCCCGAGCTGCACGAGGCGGCCCTCACCTGCTTCACGACCGCCCTGGCGGCCCTGCCGCGGCTCGGCGCGAGCACCGCGGTGACGGACGCCGTGACGGACCACCTGGAGCGCTACGTCCGCAGGGGCCGCACTCCGGCCGACGACCAGCTCGACCGCCTGCGCGGCACGGACACCCGCGCGTACGGGAAGGATCTCCGCACATGA
- the egtB gene encoding ergothioneine biosynthesis protein EgtB: MTDPALDTGPARGAHAPDAEPALDADTLRARVLASLTTARERTTLLTDCVEEPELTAQHSPLMSPLVWDLAHIGNQEELWLLRTVAGREAMRPEIDGLYDAFEHSRAERPSLPLLPPAEARRYASEVRGRVMDVLESADFGGTRLTEAGFAFGMIAQHEQQHDETMLITHQLRTGPQALTAPDPEPVGLFTGPAEVLVPGGPFTMGTSTEPWALDNERPAHRREVAAFHIDTTPVTNGAYRAFVEDGGYEDERWWTGEGWAHVRRSGIHAPLFWHRDGGQWLRRRFGVTEVVPPDEPVLHVCWYEADAYARWAGRRLPTEAEWEKAARFDPATGGSTRYPWGDAEPGPEHANLGQRHLRPAPAGSYPAGESPLGVRQLIGDVWEWTSSDFLPYPGFRMFPYKEYSEVFFGPEYKVLRGGSFAVDPVACRGTFRNWDYPIRRQIFSGFRTARSGAA, translated from the coding sequence ATGACCGACCCCGCCCTGGACACCGGGCCCGCACGGGGCGCGCACGCCCCGGACGCCGAACCCGCCCTGGACGCGGACACCCTCAGGGCCCGTGTGCTCGCCTCCCTCACCACGGCCCGCGAGCGCACCACGCTGCTGACCGACTGCGTCGAGGAGCCCGAGCTCACCGCGCAGCACTCCCCGCTGATGTCGCCCCTGGTGTGGGACCTCGCGCACATCGGCAACCAGGAGGAACTGTGGCTGCTGCGCACGGTCGCCGGCCGTGAGGCGATGCGCCCCGAGATCGACGGCCTGTACGACGCCTTCGAGCACTCACGCGCCGAACGGCCCTCCCTGCCGCTGCTGCCGCCCGCGGAGGCCCGCAGATACGCGTCGGAGGTGCGCGGCCGGGTGATGGACGTGCTGGAGTCGGCCGACTTCGGCGGGACCAGGCTGACGGAGGCGGGTTTCGCCTTCGGGATGATCGCCCAGCACGAACAGCAGCACGACGAGACGATGCTGATCACCCATCAGCTCCGCACGGGCCCGCAGGCCCTCACCGCGCCCGATCCCGAGCCGGTGGGGCTGTTCACCGGCCCGGCCGAGGTCCTCGTGCCCGGCGGCCCGTTCACGATGGGCACCTCCACGGAGCCCTGGGCGCTGGACAACGAACGGCCCGCGCACCGGCGCGAGGTGGCGGCCTTCCACATCGACACGACCCCGGTCACCAACGGCGCGTACCGGGCGTTCGTCGAGGACGGCGGCTACGAGGACGAACGCTGGTGGACCGGGGAGGGCTGGGCGCACGTGCGGCGCAGCGGCATCCACGCCCCGCTGTTCTGGCACCGGGACGGCGGCCAGTGGCTGCGCCGCCGCTTCGGGGTCACCGAGGTCGTCCCGCCCGACGAACCGGTGCTGCACGTGTGCTGGTACGAGGCCGACGCCTACGCCCGCTGGGCCGGACGCCGGCTGCCGACCGAGGCCGAGTGGGAGAAGGCGGCCCGCTTCGACCCCGCGACCGGCGGTTCCACCCGCTACCCGTGGGGCGACGCGGAACCCGGCCCCGAGCACGCCAACCTGGGGCAGCGCCATCTGCGCCCGGCCCCGGCGGGCAGCTACCCGGCGGGCGAGTCCCCGCTCGGGGTGCGCCAGCTGATCGGCGACGTGTGGGAGTGGACGTCCAGCGACTTCCTCCCGTACCCCGGTTTCCGGATGTTCCCGTACAAGGAGTACTCGGAGGTGTTCTTCGGGCCCGAGTACAAGGTGCTGCGCGGCGGTTCGTTCGCGGTCGACCCGGTGGCCTGCCGGGGGACGTTCCGCAACTGGGACTACCCGATCCGGCGGCAGATCTTCTCCGGGTTCCGCACGGCCCGCTCGGGAGCGGCCTGA
- the egtC gene encoding ergothioneine biosynthesis protein EgtC: MCRHLAYVGAGEPLGRLLTEPEHGLYRQSWAPRRQRYGTVNADGFGVGWYAEGDPVPARYRRAGPIWADLSFADLARVVRSRALLAAVRDATLAGADAEAAAAPYAAGTWLFSHNGAVPGWPGSLESLTGSLPAADLLSMEARNDSAFVWALVLARLRAGDTGSQAMADTVLEVAAAAPGARLNLLLTDGESITATAWGDSLFYLAEPGRGTVVASEPYDDDPRWQEVPDRTLLAASRADVLLTPLKEPRTDTASAPSKETGT; the protein is encoded by the coding sequence ATGTGCCGTCACCTGGCGTACGTGGGCGCCGGGGAGCCGCTCGGCCGGCTTCTCACGGAACCCGAGCACGGCCTGTACCGCCAGTCGTGGGCGCCCCGGCGGCAGCGGTACGGGACGGTCAACGCCGACGGTTTCGGGGTGGGCTGGTACGCGGAGGGCGACCCGGTGCCGGCCCGGTACCGCCGTGCCGGGCCGATCTGGGCGGACCTGTCCTTCGCCGACCTGGCCCGGGTGGTCCGCAGCCGGGCGCTGCTGGCCGCCGTGCGCGACGCGACGCTGGCCGGCGCCGACGCGGAGGCCGCGGCGGCGCCGTACGCGGCCGGGACCTGGCTGTTCAGCCACAACGGGGCCGTCCCCGGCTGGCCGGGCTCACTGGAGTCGCTCACCGGTTCGCTGCCCGCCGCGGACCTGCTGTCCATGGAGGCGCGCAACGACTCCGCGTTCGTCTGGGCGCTGGTCCTCGCCCGGCTGCGCGCCGGGGACACCGGGAGCCAGGCCATGGCGGACACGGTGCTGGAGGTCGCCGCGGCCGCCCCCGGCGCGCGCCTGAACCTGCTTCTCACCGACGGGGAGTCGATCACCGCGACCGCCTGGGGCGACTCCCTCTTCTATCTGGCGGAGCCCGGCCGGGGCACGGTCGTGGCCTCGGAACCGTACGACGACGATCCGCGCTGGCAGGAGGTCCCCGACCGCACCCTGCTCGCGGCGAGCCGCGCCGACGTCCTGCTCACCCCGCTGAAGGAACCCCGCACGGACACGGCATCCGCACCATCCAAGGAGACCGGCACGTGA
- the egtD gene encoding L-histidine N(alpha)-methyltransferase: MSPFRITRTLPEDATDAALRADVRGGLTASPKTLPPKWFYDARGSELFEEITRLPEYYPTRAEREILVDRAGEIAAAARARTLVELGSGSSRKTRHLIDALTELDTYVPVDVSESALTQAGQALIAERPGLTVHALIADFTASLALPDSPGPRLVAFLGGTIGNLLPAERAVFLASVRALLTPGDALLLGTDLVKDEQVLVRAYDDSAGVTAAFNKNVLAVVNRELGADFDPEAFRHVASWDTGHEWIEMRLRSRTAQTVKIPALDLAVDFAAGEELRTEVSAKFREAGVRMELAAAGMELTHWWTDAAGRFALSLSTVR, encoded by the coding sequence GTGAGCCCGTTCCGCATCACCCGCACCCTCCCCGAGGACGCCACCGACGCCGCGCTGCGCGCCGACGTCCGAGGCGGCCTCACCGCCTCCCCCAAGACGCTGCCGCCGAAGTGGTTCTACGACGCCCGCGGCAGCGAGCTGTTCGAGGAGATCACCCGGCTGCCCGAGTACTACCCGACCCGCGCCGAACGCGAGATCCTCGTGGACCGGGCCGGCGAGATCGCCGCGGCGGCCCGCGCCCGCACGCTCGTCGAACTCGGGTCGGGCTCCTCGCGCAAGACCCGTCACCTCATCGACGCGCTGACGGAACTGGACACCTATGTGCCGGTCGACGTCAGCGAGAGCGCCCTGACCCAGGCCGGACAGGCGCTGATCGCCGAACGGCCGGGGCTCACGGTCCACGCGCTGATCGCCGACTTCACCGCGAGTCTGGCGCTGCCCGACAGCCCGGGCCCCCGGCTCGTGGCGTTCCTCGGCGGCACCATCGGCAATCTGCTGCCCGCCGAGCGCGCGGTGTTCCTGGCCTCGGTGCGTGCCCTGCTCACCCCGGGCGACGCGCTGCTGCTGGGCACCGACCTCGTCAAGGACGAGCAGGTGCTGGTGCGCGCGTACGACGACTCGGCCGGGGTGACGGCCGCGTTCAACAAGAACGTGCTGGCCGTGGTCAACCGCGAACTGGGCGCCGACTTCGACCCGGAGGCCTTCCGGCACGTCGCCTCGTGGGACACCGGGCACGAGTGGATCGAGATGCGGCTGCGTTCGCGTACCGCGCAGACCGTGAAGATCCCCGCGCTCGACCTCGCCGTCGACTTCGCGGCCGGCGAGGAGCTGCGCACCGAGGTGTCGGCGAAGTTCCGGGAGGCGGGAGTGCGCATGGAACTGGCCGCCGCGGGAATGGAGTTGACCCACTGGTGGACGGACGCCGCGGGCCGCTTCGCGCTGTCGCTGAGCACCGTGCGCTGA
- a CDS encoding extracellular solute-binding protein, whose protein sequence is MRRRLLALLCVSASLLTACGVVPGSGEPDRRTVTVWLMKDSASQEFLDRFTEDFEQGHPDLRLDIRIQEWTGIGGKVRAALKAGDADGTGDGADAGSGPDVIEVGNTQVPQYVDDRGLLDLTLESVAKWGGDEWLPGLAEPGQQRFHQYGIPWYAANRVVIYRKDLFERAGITAPPRTRAAWLAATERLNADGRQGIYLAGQDWYTLAGFVWDEGGDLATESGGRWKGALDTPAALRGMDFYRRLQALGAGPVAADEEHPPQAGVFAGGKVAQIVAVPGLAKAVVQQNPALEGQLGFFPVPGKSADAPGAVFTGGSDLVVPRTTDDKKGAVAVVAALTGAKWATELARTMNYVPNKAKLAKAVAGGEGVAAMAAGAAHGRATPSTPEWAAVEADNPIKDYMTKVLTGGDPATEARRATRRITQALTVSF, encoded by the coding sequence GTGAGACGTCGCCTCCTCGCCCTCCTCTGCGTGTCCGCCTCCCTCCTGACCGCCTGCGGTGTCGTGCCCGGGTCGGGGGAGCCCGACCGGCGCACGGTCACCGTGTGGCTGATGAAGGACAGTGCCTCGCAGGAGTTCCTGGACCGGTTCACCGAGGACTTCGAGCAGGGCCACCCGGACCTCCGCCTCGACATCCGCATCCAGGAATGGACGGGCATCGGCGGCAAGGTGCGGGCCGCGCTGAAGGCCGGGGACGCGGACGGCACGGGGGACGGGGCGGACGCGGGGAGCGGGCCGGACGTCATCGAGGTGGGCAACACCCAGGTCCCGCAGTACGTCGACGACCGCGGACTGCTCGACCTGACCCTGGAGTCCGTCGCGAAATGGGGCGGGGACGAGTGGCTGCCCGGCCTCGCCGAACCGGGACAGCAGCGCTTCCACCAGTACGGCATCCCCTGGTACGCGGCCAACCGCGTCGTCATCTACCGCAAGGACCTCTTCGAGCGGGCCGGGATCACCGCCCCGCCCCGCACCCGCGCCGCATGGCTCGCCGCCACGGAGAGACTGAACGCCGACGGCCGTCAGGGCATCTACCTGGCCGGGCAGGACTGGTACACCCTCGCCGGGTTCGTCTGGGACGAGGGCGGGGACCTCGCCACGGAGAGCGGCGGCCGCTGGAAGGGCGCCCTCGACACCCCGGCCGCGCTGCGCGGCATGGACTTCTACCGCCGCCTCCAGGCGCTCGGTGCCGGTCCCGTGGCCGCGGACGAGGAACACCCGCCCCAGGCCGGGGTGTTCGCCGGGGGCAAGGTGGCGCAGATCGTCGCCGTGCCCGGTCTCGCCAAGGCGGTCGTGCAGCAGAACCCGGCCCTGGAGGGCCAGTTGGGATTCTTCCCGGTGCCCGGCAAGAGCGCGGACGCGCCCGGCGCCGTCTTCACCGGCGGCTCCGACCTCGTCGTGCCCCGCACCACCGACGACAAGAAGGGCGCCGTCGCCGTGGTCGCCGCGCTGACCGGCGCGAAGTGGGCCACCGAACTGGCCCGCACCATGAACTACGTGCCCAACAAGGCGAAGCTGGCGAAGGCGGTGGCCGGCGGGGAAGGGGTCGCGGCCATGGCGGCGGGGGCCGCGCACGGCCGCGCGACCCCCAGCACACCCGAGTGGGCCGCCGTCGAGGCGGACAACCCGATCAAGGACTACATGACGAAGGTGCTCACCGGCGGCGACCCGGCGACCGAGGCCCGCCGCGCCACCCGCCGGATCACGCAGGCGCTCACGGTGAGCTTCTGA
- a CDS encoding dodecin — protein sequence MSNHTYRVTEIVGTSPDGVDHAIRNGITRASQTLRNLDWFEVTQVRGQIENGDIAHWQVGLKVGFRLDGSE from the coding sequence ATGTCGAACCACACCTACCGGGTCACGGAGATCGTCGGCACCTCCCCGGACGGCGTCGACCACGCCATCCGCAACGGCATCACCCGCGCCTCGCAGACGCTGCGCAACCTGGACTGGTTCGAGGTGACCCAGGTGCGCGGGCAGATCGAGAACGGCGACATCGCGCACTGGCAGGTGGGTCTGAAGGTCGGCTTCCGCCTCGACGGGTCGGAGTGA